A window of the Sneathiella sp. P13V-1 genome harbors these coding sequences:
- the crcB gene encoding fluoride efflux transporter CrcB, which produces MSMYISIAIGGALGACARYGAGTLMLRMLGPGYPYGTLFVNVFGSILMGLLIEYMALKWSPSPEVRSLLVTGFLGAFTTFSTFSLDVALQVQKGEYLMAGGYILLSVILSIAGLFAGLNLMRVLIG; this is translated from the coding sequence ATCGGTGGTGCGCTTGGGGCGTGCGCACGATATGGGGCCGGAACCTTGATGCTTCGAATGCTTGGGCCAGGTTACCCATATGGGACATTATTTGTAAATGTGTTCGGATCAATACTAATGGGCTTGCTTATTGAGTATATGGCCCTTAAATGGTCTCCATCCCCCGAAGTTCGGTCTTTACTGGTGACCGGCTTCCTTGGGGCTTTTACGACATTTTCGACCTTCTCGCTGGATGTTGCACTCCAAGTCCAGAAAGGGGAGTATCTGATGGCAGGTGGATATATCCTGCTATCTGTTATTTTATCAATTGCCGGATTATTTGCCGGCCTTAACCTGATGCGGGTTTTAATTGGATGA